The DNA window TTTGTATCAGAGCTAACCTGGTGGTGGAACAAAGTGCCATGTGGGCCGCTTCTAGAGTCCTTACTAGCGATGAAACTGAGACTAGTAATGAAAGGCAACAAAGTCATCGCTAACATGCTAACCTATTATAAGGATCTTCTTATAAATCCATAGATGGTTTGGATTCCATTAGTAATTAGGATTTAGAATGTCACAAATTGATCATTCAAAGAGAGTTCAACTGCTTAAAGAAAGTTAAGATGGATTATTTAGGATCCTTCCTTTCTTCAAACAAAACGAACAAACATAGAATTAGATATATTTTGGAAACACCTTTTTGGACATGCCTTAATGTCCCTGCTATTCACAGAACGTGAGAAGCCAGAAGAAATCTCTTTCTTTTGAAGTAGAAGGAcgactataaatatatattacaaggGTCAATTTAGAAGTATATCACAAATGAAGACGAACTCAGCAGTCTCAGGCAATGCGAGAAAAATCTTGAAAAGACGACCCAAATAAGTTAGGAAAAACAAACAAAGGATGCAAAATCTCAGCTTCAGCGAGAGGCATACAAGTTGCATAATGGGATTAACTATGATGTCTGAAAAGAGTCGGGCTTGGCTTTGGAGCAACATGGAGAGCTGTGATCCCTTCTGATCTTAGCTCCTCCGACCATGagctataatatttttttacgattGGGCAACCTAGAAGAGTTTCTGTTGATGATTATCCTGTTTTGGTCAGCTTGTTTAAGTTATGACAAATGATGTCATAACTtgatttgtattattttgttgGGTGTTTCTCTGCAATTTTGCAATCTTCTCAAAATGTggtttaatgaaatagtttcatcgtttaaaaaaatgttatagaagaagaaatattttgcctcctttaaccaattaatttCATGCCCAACATATACTAACAATTTTTACTTTGTCATAATGTATTAAGAAAATTAGAAACACAAAATCTGCATCCCACATTTTCTCCTTTCCTTTATTTAGaacttttcattatttatatgtttagcAGATCAAGTCTAACAGATCttaatatgtttgtttgttCTGAACAGGATGAGTTTGCTAGTTTGCCTGCCATTATTCCCAAAGGTCCCATTGCAATTCTTGGATTGGTAACTAAAGTTCTTACTGATAGATAGACATGTCTTTTTACTGATCTGCATTAAATTATGATAAACAAATTTTTGGGATTGGATTTATAGTTGATTTCACTGTTTCAGGGCGGTGGAACAGCAGCTAATCTCATGCTAGATTTATGGCCGTCACTAGAACTTGAAGGATGGGAGATTGATCAACTTGTAAGGTCCAACAACATGCTCTCGTTGATGTTATGTCAGTAGATGAACATAGCCGCATGTACATTGTAATCATTCTTATTCGTCAATTCATTTTTATGCAATTTAccgtaaatttattttttttcttcttcatgtcCAGTTAATTGATAAAGCAAGAGATTATCTCGGGCTGTCAGAACTTGAGAAGCAAACACCCAAAGGTGGCATTCTTAAGGTTAATGTTGGTGATGCACTTTCTTCATCTGTAAATATTCCTGGAGGGTATGCTGGTAAATTCATAAATATGCTCTTAAAGTATTACTCAATTTTTGATATAAGCTCTTAAACTATCAAAACTGTTTTTCATTTATGATTATACTACTAAATCAGGCATTGTCGTGGACCTGTTTTCTAATGGAGAGATCTTACCGCAATTAAAAGAGGTTATTGGAATGGATTCCTTAAAATCTTCatgtttgtgttcttttattattatttttttctcattagaGTGAAATTATTAATCTTGTTGACCAGGAGGCGACTTGGTTAGAGTTGTTTGCTAAGTTGATGCCTAATGGTCGTATTATGGTGAACTGCGGTGCAGCTAGGGATGGACCATTGGAACAAGTTTCTCCGGACACTGATAACACATGGTTGCTGAACTCGACTGTTAAAGCTATGTGCAAAGCTTTTCCTGGTCAAGTAAGTAACTACTATATGATGAAAAGGTGGATTTGTTTTGGGATTATTTTAGCTAAATTACTAAAATGtcttttctatatttaaaatttaaatttgataaaatgtgaaGTGAAgttattattaaatgatttgataatTGAAAGGATAGGTGATGTGAtaaggatttttttaaaacacccaagatcaaacaagcagaatattagattaatattttCACTAAAAGCATTTGATTAAAGTGGGTTCATGGCGGTGGAACGTTGTACTAGCCTCCTCCAAGGAAAAAAAATGGGTTAATTTTGtagaatataaatattcaaatttccCTAAGATGTTAGCTGTTACTTGGAGttatttagtttcataatttcatttcattgatttctataaatgaaatataagaTAATGTGTCATTCTTTCGCATTTTTTTAGCCAATATCCTTGGGCCTATAGAGATGGATAAAAGCCTCCACTATTGGCTATGTCAGACCATTAACAACTGAAGCAGCAGAAGACTAAAAAAGTTCAGAATCTCAGATCTAATACCATGttgaaaatacaaaaaaaaaatgctttTGCCTCTTCAACACCAATTTCTTGGTTAAGTGTCCTTAAAAACTATTACCCTTATCCATTGGAGAAAATGAGTGAGAGAAATTTTGCCACAATATATAGCCTTGTGGTAACTATGATCATGCAAAGAAAATGTTATTCACCCAATCAAGGTAGCTTAAGTGGTTAAGAGGATGATGTCCTAGGTTCGATTTCCACTAAGAATACATGTAATTGTGAAGTTGTTATCTGATTATCAGGTAAGCTGGAAGAACATGCCTAAAGAAAACGGTCTAAACTGTATGGCATTAACAGGACCACTGCCAGATCTCAAAACATGGTCTTCTCTTCTCCCTGACCCATTAAGCTCAAGCATCCAACAATGGGCGTCCTGTTGATTTGAATCATGATTTAGAAAACATGTTTCAGTTTCTATCTTCGCTTTGTCGATGAAGCAATCATTAAAGGTGAATGATCTCCAAACTTTAAAAtcctttatattatttttggtgctTTCCAGCCAGTGGCAAAAAATATAGGAGAATCTTTCGAGTGGGTTGGTTTCTGTTTCTGGTTCATATCTTTCCCACCCCTTCTGTCATTGTCTGTCTTTGTCCACATCTATAAACACTTTAATATGATTATGAGAATGTCATTACATTTTTTCATCACAACTTTTTGGTAGTGACTAGTGAACATACCTTTtttcagaaaataaaaatgagatctCTGCTGTCACTTACTTTTGTGGGAAATCTGAAAGCTAGCCCTTTTTTTTAGATCTGGATTTGTTCGACGAATGTATTTGATTGTTTTTGGTTATAATATCATGTTCTTGTACACACATTTTGTTTGATTGTCTTAGAGATGTGACTTTTTTGGTTTGGTTGGTATGCACCATTGATATAGTCAACTTGAGGGGACATGAACAATGGTTGTCATCATCAGTAAGCTGGAAATTGGATATAGGTATTATCAATCTGACTATCTCTTCTTGCATGATTATAAATAGGACAATTGATTGTTGAAAAgccttttttttcttattttgaagAACATGCTTAGGAAATAACCTTAAGAGAATTTCTACTGCTGATTGTATCTTATTGAAGTGAAATGAACATGTTAATTCTTGAACTATGGTGGAGATATATATCAATCATGTCCAATAGTCttaattacacattttttaaagGTCTAAGATATAAACGAGTCGTTTAAACATAAcgacaaaaatataaaaaaacacgTGTCCATAATATCACCTATACTCCTTAcactctttttttttctaaagaaaatgtttttttttattaaattaacatgGTAATAAATTTGACACAATGTAGAGAGAAAGATTAAACATCTCAAGTTTATTAGCTTTCttcagaaaataaatttatattatagtttatattacttttttttatttttttttaggaatcTATCATTGAATCTAGAGTTCTAGTTTcttttttttgatatttaaacTCAAGAACTTTGGTTTTTTAGCTGAGTTATGCTAaacagttttttatttttatttttatatcattagtTATTTTAGTTGTTTATTCATTCTTCAATTCAACTTCTCATTATTAATTTTGCATTCCTGCATTGACCAATAGCACACTAATGGGGGAATTGGAGCAAATGACCGTAAAGATAGGGTGAATAACCAAAAGTGCGGAtgcataatttaaatagcgctggtaacccttttttttaatgataattatacccttgcgtaacgcaacttcagttgcgtgacgcaatcggttttttttttcgtctcgcggttgcgtgacgcaactggggtattttcgtccaaaaaattcataattaaaattttttgaaaaataaaaatataaaaaattgcgtcacgcaacctgaggatgcgtgacgcaatagggacattttcgtcagaaaaaaaggggtcaccagcgctatttaatttattcactcTCACCAAACGCAATTCACCATTTTTAGGGTCTTTGCTCAAATTTCCCACTAATGaacctcttttttttttcttttcttttttttccatatttaactcacttatataaattttaaaaat is part of the Impatiens glandulifera chromosome 1, dImpGla2.1, whole genome shotgun sequence genome and encodes:
- the LOC124919487 gene encoding uncharacterized protein LOC124919487, which produces MNLIRIRTEKTMTSILAPLLLLPPPGPHRNPLPFNSSLSSLHPLLLPPSSSSFCKIRSLHTQKKWPVFQAPPTLNLTQDEAGDGEDDFKVLAAIQSFYNHIVIVETQESRMLLLDYTHNVHSIYRKGQTWTRSYWDEFASLPAIIPKGPIAILGLGGGTAANLMLDLWPSLELEGWEIDQLLIDKARDYLGLSELEKQTPKGGILKVNVGDALSSSVNIPGGYAGIVVDLFSNGEILPQLKEEATWLELFAKLMPNGRIMVNCGAARDGPLEQVSPDTDNTWLLNSTVKAMCKAFPGQVSWKNMPKENGLNCMALTGPLPDLKTWSSLLPDPLSSSIQQWASC